The Pseudomonadota bacterium genome includes a region encoding these proteins:
- a CDS encoding sulfatase: MISFQHASQSRAGRLAVLATAGILLAVAGCGGSDESDRSLDARGASGQGTLSGQTAVSNLVMIAVDTVRWDTWWIPERTGSYDRFSEWAQSSQVLSRSVSAAPWTVPSVATVLTGLYPSQHGAGLFDSAVANLDKEIPSALNAGVPTLAEILGSVGLRTTAVSAHPWFDANYGLERGFETLRLKSGAAAVTHQGLEWLDEHLAADAGPYFLYLHYMDVHDPHLNLTEAREHVANMSAQQRALLEATAPASACRNPDGTMCVRYLRYALATLFMRESIAHLLNELRARGVLDDSLVVLYSDHGEEFHDHYEIGESRAVDPRGFYGFGHGNSLYQEQLHVPLMIWHPMLEGLDMPKPVSLVDIVPSVLDWMGISPPEQVDYPGESFAGLVEKVRPVAFSWSDDSRRFPGSSDRRLFASGIAYGPEQMALIAEGFKLIWHEADNVREFYNLSEDPLEKEQLPGAAVAVADELDAELGDYFDWFSSQDYLPPSLSDEVVERLKGVGYLQGVESSEAEQPGKIEESDEDEGNEL; the protein is encoded by the coding sequence ATGATCTCCTTCCAGCACGCCAGTCAATCCAGGGCTGGACGGCTCGCCGTGCTCGCCACTGCTGGCATCCTGTTGGCCGTGGCCGGCTGCGGAGGGTCCGACGAAAGTGACCGTTCGCTCGATGCGCGGGGAGCGTCTGGGCAGGGGACTCTGTCGGGTCAGACGGCTGTGTCCAACCTGGTCATGATCGCCGTGGATACCGTGCGCTGGGATACCTGGTGGATCCCTGAGCGCACCGGCTCGTACGACAGGTTCTCCGAGTGGGCGCAGTCCAGCCAGGTGCTGTCACGCAGCGTTTCGGCCGCCCCCTGGACCGTGCCGTCGGTCGCGACCGTCCTGACCGGGCTCTATCCCAGTCAGCACGGCGCCGGACTTTTCGATTCCGCGGTTGCCAACCTGGACAAAGAGATCCCCTCGGCGCTCAATGCCGGCGTGCCGACACTGGCCGAGATCCTGGGTTCAGTTGGCCTGCGCACGACGGCCGTTTCCGCCCACCCCTGGTTTGACGCCAATTACGGCCTAGAGCGGGGATTCGAGACACTCCGCCTTAAAAGCGGCGCCGCAGCGGTCACACACCAGGGTCTGGAATGGCTCGATGAGCATTTGGCGGCCGATGCCGGGCCGTATTTTCTCTACCTTCATTACATGGATGTCCACGACCCGCACCTGAATCTGACCGAGGCGCGTGAACATGTCGCGAACATGAGTGCCCAACAGCGCGCGCTGCTTGAGGCCACTGCCCCAGCGTCCGCCTGCAGGAATCCGGATGGCACCATGTGTGTCCGCTATCTGCGCTACGCGCTTGCGACGCTTTTCATGCGTGAATCGATCGCGCATCTGCTCAACGAGCTCCGTGCCCGCGGCGTGCTTGACGATTCCCTGGTCGTACTGTATTCGGATCATGGTGAGGAATTCCACGACCATTACGAGATTGGCGAGTCCCGCGCTGTAGATCCCCGCGGATTCTACGGCTTCGGTCATGGCAACAGCCTCTACCAGGAACAGCTTCATGTGCCGCTGATGATTTGGCACCCAATGCTCGAGGGCCTGGACATGCCCAAGCCCGTGAGTCTGGTCGATATCGTGCCCAGCGTTCTGGACTGGATGGGCATATCGCCACCTGAACAGGTCGATTACCCGGGAGAGTCGTTTGCCGGCCTGGTTGAAAAAGTACGGCCGGTCGCTTTCAGCTGGAGTGATGATTCGCGCCGCTTTCCCGGCTCCAGTGACCGCCGCTTGTTCGCCTCCGGTATCGCCTACGGCCCAGAGCAGATGGCCTTAATCGCGGAGGGCTTCAAGCTGATCTGGCATGAAGCCGACAACGTGCGCGAGTTCTACAACCTGTCCGAGGACCCACTTGAAAAGGAACAGCTGCCTGGGGCGGCCGTTGCCGTGGCTGATGAGCTCGACGCGGAACTGGGCGATTATTTCGACTGGTTCAGCTCGCAGGATTATCTGCCGCCGAGCCTCAGCGATGAGGTGGTCGAGCGTCTCAAGGGCGTGGGCTATCTGCAGGGCGTTGAGTCCAGTGAAGCGGAGCAGCCCGGGAAGATCGAGGAGTCGGACGAAGATGAGGGCAATGAACTTTGA
- a CDS encoding phosphodiesterase codes for MNRRNAVRCLAALLIALALISCGGDSQPVESRVVVLGFDGMDPVLARQWMDEGKLPHFSRLAEEGHFQGLGTSNPPQSPVAWSSFATGKGPGDHGIFDFLRRDPENYTPNFSISENIPPDRFIKLFGLQVPLGGGEVINRRQGEAFWVKAERDEGARASVLRIPVTYPPDDIHRMLSGMGVPDLLGTQGTYTYYTTTRLGDTGSSTRTVRVRPDRHGRIETVFEGPPDPLLQSAEVMTVPLVLAPAENGAVIRLGDDEVELDQGEWSDWIRVEFDVTGPVTVTGTVRLLLVQGYPQPRLYVSPIQIDPENPAVEMASPAGYAAELVRNIGLFHTIGMPEETWSLNEEHISDTAWLEMEKTILAEREAMWYDTLEKNDSELVVGAFVQTDRVTHMFYRGLDEQHPRHEDTAPEHRDAVEWIYREADRILGETIDRLGPDDRLIVISDHGFAPFRTAVHLNRWLVDHGFLVLEDGATQSDVIFSSVDWSESRAYALGLNGLFLNLAGREGQGIVEAREIEALKADITAGLLDWVDEETGEPVVRRVFDGEEAYRGPERGDAPDLVVGYHRGYRASWQTTLGAIPKPLLEPNRQKWSGDHCIDPALVPGVLFANFQPEVEVSSIRDVWQLTRRQIRGDES; via the coding sequence ATGAATAGGCGTAATGCTGTGCGGTGCCTGGCGGCGCTGCTGATCGCCCTCGCGCTGATCAGCTGCGGCGGTGACAGCCAGCCGGTCGAATCGCGTGTCGTGGTGTTGGGCTTCGACGGCATGGACCCCGTGCTGGCCCGCCAGTGGATGGACGAGGGCAAACTGCCCCATTTCAGCCGCCTGGCCGAGGAAGGCCATTTTCAGGGGCTGGGAACCAGCAATCCGCCGCAGTCGCCGGTGGCCTGGTCGAGCTTCGCGACCGGCAAGGGCCCCGGCGATCACGGCATTTTCGATTTCCTCCGGCGTGATCCGGAAAACTACACGCCGAACTTCTCGATTTCCGAGAACATTCCGCCGGATCGCTTCATCAAACTGTTCGGACTGCAGGTGCCGCTGGGTGGCGGTGAGGTGATCAATCGACGCCAGGGCGAGGCCTTCTGGGTCAAGGCCGAGCGAGACGAGGGCGCGCGCGCCTCGGTGCTGCGCATTCCCGTCACCTATCCGCCCGACGATATCCACCGCATGCTCTCGGGCATGGGCGTGCCCGACCTGCTGGGCACCCAGGGCACCTATACCTACTACACCACGACGCGCCTGGGCGATACCGGCTCGAGCACGCGCACCGTGCGCGTGCGCCCCGACCGGCATGGCCGCATCGAAACGGTGTTCGAAGGCCCACCTGACCCGCTCCTGCAGTCGGCCGAGGTGATGACCGTGCCGCTGGTTCTTGCGCCGGCCGAAAACGGTGCTGTTATCCGGCTGGGTGACGACGAGGTTGAGCTGGATCAAGGCGAGTGGTCGGACTGGATCCGGGTCGAATTCGACGTGACCGGCCCGGTTACGGTCACCGGTACCGTGCGCTTGCTGCTGGTCCAGGGCTATCCTCAGCCGCGCCTGTACGTTTCGCCCATCCAGATCGATCCGGAGAACCCGGCCGTTGAAATGGCCTCGCCGGCCGGCTACGCGGCCGAGCTGGTCAGGAATATCGGCCTGTTCCACACCATCGGCATGCCGGAAGAGACCTGGTCGCTCAACGAAGAACACATCTCCGATACTGCCTGGCTGGAGATGGAGAAAACCATCCTGGCCGAGCGCGAGGCCATGTGGTATGACACGCTGGAGAAAAACGACAGCGAACTGGTGGTCGGCGCTTTCGTGCAGACCGACCGGGTCACCCACATGTTCTACCGCGGCCTCGATGAGCAGCACCCGCGCCATGAAGACACCGCGCCGGAGCATCGCGATGCGGTCGAGTGGATCTACCGCGAGGCCGACCGCATTCTCGGCGAGACCATCGACCGGCTTGGCCCGGACGACCGCCTGATCGTTATCTCCGATCACGGCTTCGCGCCGTTTCGTACAGCCGTGCACCTCAACCGCTGGCTGGTCGATCACGGCTTTCTGGTGCTTGAGGACGGCGCGACACAATCCGACGTGATCTTCTCCAGCGTCGACTGGAGCGAATCGCGCGCCTATGCGCTGGGCCTCAACGGCCTGTTTCTCAACCTGGCCGGCCGCGAAGGGCAGGGCATTGTCGAGGCCCGTGAGATCGAGGCACTGAAGGCAGACATCACTGCCGGACTGCTCGATTGGGTCGACGAGGAGACCGGCGAGCCGGTCGTGCGTCGCGTGTTCGACGGCGAGGAGGCCTATCGCGGGCCCGAACGGGGCGACGCGCCGGACCTGGTGGTGGGCTATCACCGCGGCTACCGGGCCTCCTGGCAGACCACGCTGGGCGCCATTCCCAAGCCGCTGTTGGAGCCCAACCGCCAGAAATGGAGCGGGGATCACTGCATTGATCCGGCACTGGTGCCGGGCGTGCTGTTCGCCAACTTCCAGCCCGAGGTCGAGGTCAGCTCGATTCGTGACGTGTGGCAGCTGACCCGACGCCAGATCCGGGGGGATGAATCGTGA
- the tadA gene encoding tRNA adenosine(34) deaminase TadA, whose product MASESDIRWMRQALVLAERAEAAGEVPIGALLVDVEGQVLGEGFNRVLTDADPTAHAEIIALRQAAERENNYRLPDTTLYVTLEPCSMCAGALVNARVKRVVYAADDLRAGAHHSVFEVLTSPVLNHRCEVTGGILAEDSAEMLRHFFRSRR is encoded by the coding sequence ATGGCCTCTGAATCCGATATCCGCTGGATGCGCCAGGCCCTGGTCCTGGCCGAGCGCGCCGAAGCGGCCGGCGAAGTGCCAATCGGCGCGCTGCTGGTCGACGTCGAAGGGCAAGTACTCGGAGAAGGCTTCAATCGCGTCCTCACCGACGCCGACCCGACCGCGCACGCCGAAATCATCGCCCTGCGCCAGGCCGCCGAACGCGAGAACAACTACCGCCTGCCCGACACCACCCTGTATGTCACCCTCGAGCCGTGCAGCATGTGCGCCGGCGCTCTGGTTAACGCCCGCGTGAAGCGCGTGGTCTACGCAGCTGACGATCTGCGCGCGGGGGCACATCATTCCGTCTTCGAAGTCCTGACCAGCCCGGTGCTCAATCACCGCTGCGAGGTCACCGGCGGCATCCTGGCCGAAGACTCGGCCGAGATGCTGCGCCACTTTTTTCGCAGCCGGCGTTGA
- a CDS encoding M3 family metallopeptidase: MAQSPCPCPASVLPFRVLFNSRTRKDVNKSLSLLTLAVAASLLAACSEQAPPPPEAPEAPEAAVEADAQAADEAVSEAEESTANPLLADSELPYGMPPFDKIESEHFLPAFEAAMEAHRAEIEAIAGNDAEPTFDNTILALERSGQRLQYIGRVFSNLTSTVTDDVLQETQREMAPKFSAHSDAINLNAELFARIKAVYNQRDELDLGAEGLRLVEDYYKDFVRAGAQLGDEDKETLKAMNAELAELTTQFSQNVLKEVNDSAVVFDSREALEGLSDARIEAAAREAADRDLEEGSYVITLVNTSIQPPLASMENRAAREKIKKASLARGARGNEYDNTGVVADIVKLRAERARLLGYDTHADYILEDRTAQTVEAVNGMLGKLAPIAVANARLEGQDIQEMINETEDEPFELKSWDWFYYAEKVRQDRYAFDEEQIKPYFEMNTVLEDGVFFSAEKLFGITFEKRDDLPTQHETATAWEVFEADGTPLGIVIMDFYARGNKRGGAWMNSYQLESELLGGHPVIGMHLNVPQPPEGEPTLLTWDETTTMFHEFGHVVHGLFSDVDYPTFAGTSVPRDFVEYPSQVYEMWASWPEVLANYAKHHETGEQIPQELLDKVIEAQTFNEGFATTEYLGAAIIDQALHQLAPEDTPTADEVMDFEARVLADHGLDYEPVPPRYRTPYFSHAMGGYDAGYYSYIWSEVLDADSVLWIKENGGLDRETGQHYRDTILSKGGSKEAMELYMDFAGREPSIEPLLERRGLVIDGED; the protein is encoded by the coding sequence ATGGCACAGTCACCGTGCCCGTGTCCGGCATCGGTGCTACCATTTCGGGTTCTGTTCAACTCAAGAACGAGGAAAGACGTGAACAAATCACTGAGTCTTTTGACGCTGGCGGTCGCCGCCAGCCTGCTGGCCGCCTGCTCGGAGCAGGCACCGCCGCCCCCCGAAGCGCCCGAGGCGCCGGAAGCTGCCGTCGAAGCTGATGCGCAAGCCGCCGACGAAGCGGTATCGGAAGCCGAAGAATCAACCGCCAACCCCCTGCTGGCCGACAGCGAACTGCCCTACGGCATGCCGCCGTTCGACAAGATCGAGTCCGAGCACTTCCTGCCGGCCTTCGAGGCCGCCATGGAAGCACATAGGGCCGAAATCGAGGCGATCGCCGGCAACGACGCCGAGCCGACCTTCGACAACACCATCCTGGCGCTGGAGCGATCCGGCCAGCGGCTGCAGTACATCGGCCGCGTGTTCTCCAACCTGACCAGCACCGTCACCGACGATGTGCTGCAGGAAACCCAGCGCGAGATGGCGCCGAAGTTCTCGGCCCACAGTGACGCGATCAACCTCAACGCCGAGCTGTTCGCCCGCATCAAGGCGGTCTACAACCAGCGCGACGAGCTGGACCTGGGCGCCGAAGGCCTGCGCCTGGTCGAGGACTACTACAAGGACTTCGTGCGCGCCGGCGCGCAGCTGGGCGACGAGGACAAGGAAACGCTCAAGGCGATGAACGCCGAGCTGGCCGAGTTGACCACGCAGTTCAGCCAGAACGTGCTCAAGGAAGTCAATGACTCGGCGGTCGTGTTTGACAGCCGCGAAGCGCTCGAAGGCCTCAGCGACGCCCGCATCGAGGCCGCCGCCCGGGAAGCCGCCGACCGCGACCTGGAAGAGGGCAGCTACGTCATCACCCTGGTCAACACCTCGATCCAGCCGCCGCTGGCGAGCATGGAAAACCGCGCCGCCCGCGAGAAGATCAAGAAGGCCTCGCTGGCCCGCGGCGCCCGCGGCAACGAGTACGACAACACCGGCGTGGTCGCCGACATCGTCAAGCTGCGCGCCGAGCGTGCCCGCCTGCTCGGCTACGACACCCACGCCGACTACATCCTCGAAGACCGCACCGCCCAGACCGTCGAAGCGGTCAACGGCATGCTCGGCAAGCTCGCGCCGATCGCCGTGGCCAATGCCCGCCTGGAAGGTCAGGACATCCAGGAGATGATCAACGAAACCGAAGACGAGCCGTTCGAGCTCAAGTCCTGGGACTGGTTCTACTACGCCGAAAAGGTCCGCCAGGACCGCTACGCCTTCGACGAGGAACAGATCAAGCCGTATTTCGAGATGAACACCGTGCTCGAAGACGGCGTGTTCTTCTCGGCCGAGAAGCTGTTCGGCATCACCTTCGAAAAGCGCGACGACCTGCCGACCCAGCATGAGACCGCCACCGCCTGGGAAGTGTTCGAGGCCGACGGCACGCCGCTGGGCATCGTCATCATGGATTTCTACGCCCGCGGCAACAAGCGCGGCGGCGCCTGGATGAACAGCTACCAGCTCGAATCCGAACTGCTCGGCGGCCATCCGGTCATCGGCATGCATCTGAACGTGCCCCAGCCGCCCGAAGGCGAGCCAACCCTGCTGACCTGGGACGAGACCACCACCATGTTCCACGAGTTCGGTCACGTCGTCCACGGCCTGTTCTCGGATGTCGATTACCCGACCTTTGCCGGCACCAGCGTGCCGCGCGACTTCGTCGAGTACCCCTCGCAGGTCTACGAAATGTGGGCGTCCTGGCCGGAAGTGCTGGCCAACTACGCCAAGCATCATGAAACCGGCGAACAGATCCCGCAGGAGCTGCTCGACAAGGTGATCGAGGCGCAGACGTTCAACGAAGGCTTTGCTACCACCGAGTACCTGGGCGCGGCCATCATCGACCAGGCCCTGCACCAGCTCGCGCCGGAAGACACGCCGACCGCCGACGAAGTCATGGACTTCGAGGCCCGGGTGCTCGCCGACCACGGCCTGGACTACGAACCGGTGCCGCCGCGCTACCGCACGCCGTACTTCTCGCACGCCATGGGCGGCTACGACGCCGGCTACTACTCCTACATCTGGAGCGAAGTGCTGGATGCCGACAGCGTGCTGTGGATCAAGGAAAACGGCGGCCTCGACCGCGAAACCGGCCAGCACTACCGCGACACCATCCTGTCGAAGGGCGGCAGCAAGGAAGCCATGGAACTCTACATGGACTTCGCCGGCCGCGAGCCCTCGATCGAACCGCTGCTCGAACGCCGCGGGCTGGTGATCGACGGGGAGGACTGA
- a CDS encoding bifunctional sulfate adenylyltransferase/adenylylsulfate kinase, producing MNASNPQNIIEPTNQPDKDWDLAPRQLCDLELLANGGFAPLAGFLNRADYESVVADMRLVDGMLWPMPITLDVSETFAKSIDSGETIGLRDHEGVLLATLEVGDIWRPDREAEARAVYATTDPNHPGVAQLLERSHPYYIGGRIELIQPPIHYDFPHLRHSPTELRALFEKRRWERVVAFQTRNPMHRVHQELTFRAAREVEANLLVHPVVGLTQPGDVNHYTRVRCYEHILQRYPEQTTALSLLNLAMRMAGPREALWHALIRRNHGCTHFIVGRDHAGPRNPRTGEGYYEPYAAQELIGEYEAETGIAMVPFKEMKYAESRAQYVPVDEIGPGDVVREISGTEVRRRLSEGLDIPDWFSYPEVVRELRYAHPPRARQGFTVFFTGLSGSGKSTLANALQAKLMEQGGRRITLLDGDIVRKHLSSELGFSKAHRNLNILRIGYVASEITKNGGIAICAPIAPYAATRREVRDLIAPLGGFIEIHVSTPLEVCEQRDRKGLYAKARQGIIKEFTGISDPYEEPEAPDLRIDTSHISPDHAVQQILLKLEHLGYLSGESAGG from the coding sequence TTGAACGCTTCGAATCCCCAGAACATCATCGAACCCACCAACCAGCCCGACAAGGACTGGGATCTCGCGCCACGTCAGCTGTGCGACCTGGAGCTGCTGGCCAACGGCGGTTTCGCGCCGCTCGCGGGCTTCCTGAACCGGGCCGACTACGAGTCCGTGGTTGCCGACATGCGCCTGGTCGACGGCATGCTGTGGCCGATGCCGATCACGCTTGATGTATCCGAGACCTTCGCAAAGTCGATTGACAGTGGTGAGACCATCGGCCTGCGCGACCACGAGGGCGTGCTACTGGCCACACTGGAAGTCGGGGATATCTGGCGCCCCGATCGTGAAGCCGAGGCCCGGGCCGTCTACGCAACCACCGACCCCAACCATCCCGGTGTGGCGCAGCTGCTCGAGCGCAGTCACCCTTACTACATCGGTGGCCGGATTGAGCTGATCCAGCCGCCCATCCACTACGACTTTCCGCATCTTCGTCACAGCCCGACCGAGCTCAGGGCACTGTTCGAAAAGCGTCGCTGGGAGCGCGTGGTCGCTTTTCAGACGCGCAATCCCATGCATCGGGTTCACCAGGAACTGACGTTTCGGGCCGCGCGCGAAGTCGAGGCCAACCTGCTTGTTCATCCGGTCGTCGGCCTGACCCAGCCCGGCGACGTCAACCACTACACACGGGTGCGCTGCTACGAGCATATTCTTCAGCGCTACCCCGAGCAGACCACAGCGCTTTCGCTGCTGAATCTCGCCATGCGCATGGCCGGCCCGCGCGAGGCCCTGTGGCACGCGCTCATCCGGCGAAACCACGGCTGCACCCACTTTATCGTCGGCCGTGATCACGCCGGCCCGCGCAATCCACGCACCGGAGAAGGTTATTACGAACCCTACGCAGCCCAGGAGCTGATTGGCGAGTACGAGGCCGAGACCGGTATTGCCATGGTGCCGTTCAAGGAGATGAAGTACGCTGAATCGCGCGCCCAGTACGTGCCGGTCGACGAGATCGGTCCTGGTGATGTCGTGCGCGAAATCTCCGGTACCGAGGTGCGGCGTCGGCTCAGCGAGGGCCTGGACATACCGGACTGGTTCTCCTACCCGGAAGTGGTGCGCGAGCTGCGCTACGCTCACCCGCCGCGTGCCCGCCAGGGCTTTACCGTCTTTTTTACCGGTTTGTCGGGCTCGGGCAAGTCGACGCTGGCCAACGCCCTGCAGGCCAAGCTGATGGAGCAGGGCGGGCGGCGCATCACGTTGCTCGACGGTGACATCGTTCGCAAGCACCTGTCGAGCGAGCTGGGCTTCTCGAAGGCGCATCGCAATCTCAACATCCTGCGCATCGGCTACGTTGCCTCTGAAATCACCAAGAACGGCGGCATTGCCATCTGCGCGCCCATTGCTCCCTATGCGGCCACGCGCCGCGAGGTGCGCGACCTGATCGCCCCGCTGGGCGGATTCATCGAGATCCACGTCTCGACCCCGCTGGAGGTCTGCGAACAGCGCGATCGAAAGGGCCTTTACGCCAAGGCCCGCCAGGGCATCATCAAGGAATTTACAGGCATCTCAGACCCTTACGAGGAGCCGGAAGCCCCGGATCTGCGGATCGACACCAGCCATATCAGTCCCGACCATGCCGTGCAGCAGATTCTGCTTAAGCTCGAGCACCTGGGCTACCTGAGCGGCGAGAGCGCTGGCGGATGA
- a CDS encoding glycosyltransferase, with the protein MVPVYEHWHLVPQLIEAMQHQTYPRECHELLLIDNGSAHFDPPAALPVNAQVHCHQDGGAYAARNFGISIARGSWLAFTDADCRPRPDWLQCMMRRAQDTGPDTILAGAVEMFSCNRSPGWSEIHDLVRGIPQRWYVSRGYAATANLAVSARLAARLQGFDGRRRSGGDAEFCRRARHAGARIEYLPAARVAHPARQGWPEIAGKALRIKHAQLRHGSRRQRLHWRLRSFVPPLWVFARLAANRRWPLRYRLIAVIVQHRLWFVEMMEALKTGHSIHSRSGQ; encoded by the coding sequence ATCGTGCCGGTCTACGAGCACTGGCACTTGGTCCCGCAGCTGATCGAGGCCATGCAGCACCAGACTTACCCGCGGGAGTGCCATGAATTGCTGCTGATCGACAATGGCTCGGCTCATTTCGATCCGCCAGCGGCGCTGCCCGTCAATGCTCAGGTTCATTGCCATCAGGACGGCGGCGCCTATGCGGCCAGGAATTTCGGTATCTCGATTGCGCGCGGGTCCTGGCTGGCGTTTACCGACGCTGACTGCCGCCCCAGGCCCGACTGGCTGCAGTGTATGATGCGGCGCGCACAGGATACGGGTCCGGACACAATCCTCGCTGGCGCAGTCGAGATGTTCAGCTGCAACCGAAGTCCGGGCTGGAGTGAAATCCACGATCTTGTGCGCGGTATTCCGCAGCGCTGGTACGTGTCGCGAGGATACGCAGCCACCGCCAATCTGGCCGTTTCGGCGCGGCTGGCCGCGCGACTGCAGGGCTTTGACGGCCGGCGGCGCTCGGGTGGTGACGCCGAATTCTGTCGTCGGGCCCGGCATGCCGGAGCCCGTATCGAGTACCTGCCGGCGGCACGCGTTGCCCACCCGGCGCGCCAGGGCTGGCCGGAAATTGCCGGCAAGGCACTGCGCATCAAGCACGCACAGCTGCGCCACGGCAGCCGCCGGCAGCGGCTACACTGGCGTCTGCGATCGTTCGTGCCACCACTGTGGGTGTTCGCGCGCCTTGCGGCCAACCGTCGCTGGCCGCTGCGTTATCGTCTGATTGCCGTTATCGTGCAGCATCGCTTGTGGTTTGTGGAAATGATGGAAGCGCTGAAAACGGGCCACTCGATTCACTCTCGATCGGGACAGTGA
- a CDS encoding glycosyltransferase encodes MKIVIKNPAPADETQLRWGDYHFGLALQAAFERTGHVVTQQFHDDWPTPKPADLCVVLRGLKRYQPAPGETALLWIISHPQLVSREECRQFQFIASASKLHARMLAQELGVTVEYLPQCTDPERFHAPAVPIDEQARQRSGLVYVANSRGVIRDIAQWAEQSSTAIDIIGRGWEHSGVADQVRYEYIDNARLGDCYRSAAAVLNDHWLDMKLYGYVSNRVLDALACHAPVISDESPALREIFGDAVLCAGNAEEFRHAVAQCRQRLPERLESAAAFWQAHGDQFTFEQRANDLAALAGGRLLSGRSAPPASGIAALGDWVGTGVAYGEQREAYYQQSLARHRKRIHRLQDSLDWERSKRKSLQEERDALTVRLAEQEAQYRSRIGALEERLSGQESQYRSRIGALEERLSGQAAQHKKSVAALESRLAERSKRIGQLKGKVTWEEGTRRRLQQELETAQRDLDAAGSIRLSQLESRLGAERRRGDEQRQQLRLAMGHIERLERDILDLVHSRSWRLTTPLRLVGRQWRRLAGRSAAPYRLRPRPEPLPASGEDSVSVRNHRVGWLRRLGRRLPAGIKQPIKWTLARLGRDLSTTGPKVAAGSQPGSGLPDDPRMPTMRDDEVAYRTRALAQLERLERYCQGQPNALMRSGRAEPESLQLDGQPGYWQLQWVQLTEELLFLMRSKDGKRS; translated from the coding sequence ATGAAGATCGTCATCAAGAACCCGGCGCCGGCCGACGAGACCCAGTTGCGCTGGGGGGACTACCATTTTGGCCTGGCCTTGCAGGCCGCGTTCGAACGCACGGGGCACGTGGTAACCCAGCAATTCCATGATGACTGGCCGACACCCAAGCCTGCCGATCTGTGCGTCGTGCTACGTGGCCTGAAGCGCTATCAGCCGGCACCGGGTGAGACGGCGCTGCTGTGGATTATCAGCCATCCACAGCTGGTCAGCCGTGAGGAGTGTCGCCAGTTCCAGTTCATCGCTTCGGCGTCCAAGCTGCACGCCCGGATGCTCGCTCAGGAACTTGGCGTGACGGTGGAATATTTGCCGCAATGCACTGATCCGGAGCGATTTCACGCGCCGGCCGTTCCGATCGATGAGCAGGCCAGGCAGCGCAGCGGACTGGTCTACGTCGCCAACAGCCGTGGCGTGATTCGTGATATCGCCCAGTGGGCCGAGCAGTCCTCGACGGCTATCGACATCATTGGTCGCGGCTGGGAGCACAGCGGCGTGGCGGACCAGGTCCGGTATGAGTATATCGATAACGCCAGGCTGGGCGATTGCTACCGTTCGGCGGCGGCAGTGCTCAATGACCACTGGCTGGACATGAAGCTTTACGGGTATGTCAGCAATCGCGTGCTGGATGCGCTGGCCTGCCACGCGCCGGTCATCTCCGATGAATCTCCGGCCTTGCGGGAGATTTTTGGCGACGCCGTTCTGTGCGCCGGCAATGCCGAGGAGTTCAGGCACGCGGTGGCGCAGTGTCGGCAACGGCTACCGGAACGGCTGGAGAGCGCAGCTGCGTTCTGGCAGGCACACGGCGATCAGTTCACCTTCGAGCAGCGCGCCAACGACCTGGCCGCGCTGGCCGGCGGCAGATTGCTGTCGGGGCGAAGTGCGCCGCCGGCATCGGGTATCGCGGCGCTCGGTGACTGGGTCGGGACCGGCGTTGCCTACGGTGAGCAGCGCGAAGCGTACTACCAGCAGTCTCTGGCACGGCACCGCAAGCGCATACATCGCCTGCAGGATTCGCTCGACTGGGAACGCAGCAAGCGCAAGTCGCTGCAGGAAGAGCGCGATGCGCTGACTGTCCGCCTGGCCGAGCAAGAGGCGCAGTACCGGTCCCGTATCGGTGCGCTCGAGGAGCGTCTGTCCGGGCAAGAGTCTCAGTACCGGTCCCGTATCGGTGCGCTCGAGGAGCGTCTGTCCGGACAGGCGGCGCAGCATAAGAAATCCGTCGCAGCGCTTGAGTCGCGCCTGGCCGAACGCTCGAAGCGAATCGGTCAGCTCAAGGGCAAGGTGACCTGGGAGGAAGGAACGCGACGCCGTTTGCAGCAGGAGCTTGAGACGGCGCAACGTGATCTGGATGCGGCCGGGTCGATCCGGCTCAGTCAGCTTGAGTCCCGGCTGGGGGCAGAGCGTCGGCGTGGGGATGAGCAGCGGCAGCAGCTGCGCCTGGCCATGGGGCACATCGAGCGCCTGGAGCGCGATATTCTGGATCTTGTGCATAGCCGCTCGTGGCGACTGACCACTCCGCTGCGCCTGGTCGGCAGGCAGTGGCGGCGCCTGGCGGGACGATCGGCTGCGCCCTACCGTCTGCGCCCACGCCCGGAGCCCTTACCAGCCTCCGGGGAGGACAGCGTATCGGTCCGGAACCATCGGGTCGGCTGGCTGCGCCGCCTGGGGCGGAGACTGCCAGCAGGCATAAAGCAGCCGATCAAGTGGACGCTGGCACGCCTGGGGCGCGATCTGTCGACCACCGGACCGAAGGTGGCGGCAGGCTCGCAACCTGGTTCCGGCCTGCCGGATGACCCGCGCATGCCGACGATGCGCGATGACGAGGTGGCCTACAGGACACGGGCACTGGCTCAGCTCGAGCGGCTCGAGCGATACTGCCAGGGACAGCCGAATGCCCTGATGCGTTCGGGCAGGGCAGAGCCGGAGTCGCTCCAGCTGGATGGTCAGCCGGGCTACTGGCAGCTTCAGTGGGTGCAGCTCACGGAAGAACTGCTCTTTCTCATGCGATCAAAGGACGGTAAACGGTCATGA